A segment of the Triticum urartu cultivar G1812 chromosome 1, Tu2.1, whole genome shotgun sequence genome:
aaggggcaatgttactatcattttaccacacttgtgcttcaaagtagcaccatgttcttcgtatagagagtctcttgagttatcactttcatatactagtgggaattttcattatagaacttggcttgtatattccgatgatgggcttcctcaaatgcccgaggtcttcatgagcaagaaagttggatgcacacccacttagtttcagtttgagctttcatacacttatagctctagtgcatccgttgcatggcaatcccttctcactcacattgatatctattgatgggcatctccatagcccgttgatacgcctagttgatgtgagactatcttctccttgttgtcttccccacaaccaccattctattccacctatagtgctatgtccatggcttacgctcatgtattgcgtgaaagttgaaaatgtttgagaacgtcaaaagtatgaaacaattgcttggcttgtcatcggggttgtgcatgatgtgaatattttgtgtggtgaagatggagcatagccagactatatgattttatagggataactttctttggccatgttattttgaaaagacatgattgctttattagtaggcttgaagtattattgtttttatgtcaaatgatagactattgctttgaatcactcgtgtcttaatattcatgccatgattagatatgtgatcaagattatgctaggtagcattccacatcaaaaattatcttttttctcatttacctactcgaggacaagcaggaattaagcttggggatgctgatacgtctctgtcgtatctataatttttgattgttccatgccaatattctacaactttcatatacttttggcaactttttatactatttttgggactaacatattgatccagtgcccagtgccagttcctgtttgttgcatgttttttgtttcgcagaatatccatatcaaacggagttcaaacgggataaaaactgacggagattttttggaatctatatgatttttgggaagaaaaatccacgcgagacggtgccccagggggccacgaggcagggggcacgcccctgaccctcgtggccaccccgtaaggcagttgatgcccttctttcgccgcaagaaagctaatattcggataGAGATTGTGTTAGAATTTCATCCCAAtaggagttacggatctccgggaatataagaaacggtgaaagggtagaatcacggaacgcagaaacagagagagacagagagacagatccaatctcggaggggctctcgcccctcccatgccatggaggccaaggaccataggggaaacccttctcccatctagggaggaggtcaaggaagaagaagacgaaggggccccctctccctttctcttccggtggcgccggaacgctgccgtggccatcatcatcatcaccgcgatctacaccaacacctccgccatcttcaccaacatctccatcacctttccccctctatttacagcggtccactctcccgcaacccgttgtaccctctacttgaacatggtgctttatgcttcatattattatccaatgatgtgttgccatcctatgatgtctgagtagattttcgttgtcctattggtggttgatgaatttctatgattgatttaatttgcttgtggttatattgttgtcctttggtgcccatcatatgagtgtgcgcgtggatcacaccatagggttagttgtatgttgataggactatgtattggagggcaagagtgacagaaacttcaacctatcatagaaattgatgcatacgggattgaaggaggaccaatatatcttaatgctatggttgggttttaccttaatgaacgttagtagttgcggatgcttgctaatagttccaatcatatgTGCATAGAATTCctagtcagggatgacatgctagcagtggcctctcccacataatacttgttatcggtctagtaaagtagtcaactgcttaggggcaatttcgcaactcctaccaccacttttccacactctctatatttactttattgcttctttacttacaacagcccctactttttatttacttgctctttattatcttccaaacctatccaacaacacctacaaagtacttttagcttcatacttgttctagataaagcgaacgtcaagcgtgcgtagagttgtatcggtggtcgatagaacttgagggaatatttgttctgcctttagctcctcgttgggttcgacactcttacttatcgaaaactgttgtgatcccctatacttgtgggttatcaagacggaccctacgggttcgagaactatgtagacatgaccgagacacctctctggtcaataaccaatagcgggacctggatgcccatattggctcctacatattctacgaaggtctttatcggtcagaccgcataacaacatacgttgttcactttgtcatcggtatgctacttgcccgagattcaatcgtcggtatctcaatacctagttcaatctcgttaccggcaagtctctttactcgttccgtaacacatcatcccgcaactaactcattagttgcaatgcttgcaaggcttaagtgatgtgtattaccgagtgggcccagagatacctctccgacaatcggagtgacaaatcctaatctcgaaatacgccaacccaacaagtaccttcggagacacctgtagagcacctttataatcacccagttacgttgtgacgtttggtagcacacaaagtgttcctccggtaaacgggagttgcataatctcatagtcataggaacatgtataagtcatgaagaaagcaaagcaatagcaacaaactaaacgatcaagtgctaagctaacggaatgggtcaagtcaatcacatcattctcctaatgatgtgatcccgttaatcaaatgataaatctttgtctatggctaggaaacataaccatctttgatcaacgagctagtcaagtagaggcatactagtgacactctgtttgtctatgtattcacacatgtatcatgtttccggttaatacaattctagcatgaataataaacatttgtcatgatataaggaaataaataataactttattattgcctctagggcatatttccttcagaaagaACACAACAAATGAATTGCTCGAAGCACGAAGGACACCACGTCGACTATAATAGTGCCACCCTCAGAGACCCAAGTGAAGATGGAAAGTTACTAGTGGCAATCGAAGGCGAAAGAACGACACCGAGGCTGAGCCTAGGCGACAAACAAGTTGAAAACATGACTAGACTTTGTAGAAAGGGGCCTTGCACCCAGCATCGTGGCCGTGCCGCTGCCATCGGGAAGGAGAACCCTATCCCCATTAGGCCATAGACGAAAAATACATTGCAGATCCAAAATGACACATGTACAACACCCGCCGTCAAAGGACGATCCAAGTACTGCCTTCACTAACTAGAGTTGGACTTGCCACCAAAGGACGAACGCAGATGAGCACCCTATACATCCGAAAGCAACCCTTGGTGGTTGTTTGCAGGCAAAGATAATGCATAACCTGTGTCTATCAGAATAAAGAATATGTTGCCTCGGAGCACTTCGCTGCTCAATACCTAGGATGAAGCCTTTGAATTTCATGAGCCAAAGCTCCAGAATATAACGCCTCACGAATCTCCAACTTGAGAAATCAACAAGATCAGTCTCTAGCCCATGCATAGTACACTAGTAGAGAATCATGCTTTGCATGCGGATTTCGCACATGGACATTGCCGGTTGCGCAATCCACCTCAAAGTCAGCATCGCTAATACGCGGAATAATGCAGGTAGTTTCGAAAACCAGCCGCAAGCAGTTTAATTAAGCAAACTGCCTCCAATGCTGAGATTGCCAAAGGCGTTTCTTTCATCTGTAACTGCCTCAAATGCCTGAATTGTCCTTTTTATTGTTGGATTTTGTTTGGAATATCTTAATACATTTCTGCAACATTCACAATACACAATTACAACCTTCTCATAATGCAGATGCATGTTCCTCTCATAACTGCACTGTATTATGCAAATACATACGTCTAAAGTATGCAACAAACTACAAGTGTAATGTGTCTAGGGATGACATATGCTACAAAGTGCAAATAAAGCCCGACGAAGAGACGAAGCATCCCCCAACCTTTTTGAGTATGCTTGATGCTTGCTGACTTTCTATCATCCAATCCACAACAAATCGAATGAAATCGCTTCGGTTTTCTTTTCTCTTGATGAAAACCCTTATTTCGCTCTCGCTCGCCGCTGAGCCAAAACCGAAAAAAGTAGAAGTATAATAAGAATATCGCCAGAAGCAGCAGCAAAGAACTTGCAAAAGATGATGGTCAAAAACAAAGAGTAGATCCCTTCCAATGCAGTTGCCATCAGATAGGTAGACAATAGCCAATAGTATCAGCGAACTGCCAAATGAAGAAACACCGCCAACATCACCCTCGCACCCACCTACCCCCGCTCCAGCAAACTGTAACAAACCTCATTCCACCGCACATCAAATCCCTCCCCAACAGCCCCCACGTCTCCTCTGTAGACAGCCCTGACTGGACAACCGAGCGACACGTGCCTCACGACGCCCTCTCAGTCGCCAGGTCGCCTTTGACCAAGAAAGACTTACAGTCCCACTCATCGACAAATCAGGCCCCATGCGTCTACACAACTGAACAAAATGACCTATAGAAGAGGCTAACTCACGCAGCCTAGATCACATTTGGACGACCGAGAAAAAATGATGTAAGAAACAAAACAGTGACCTGAATCGCTCCTAGAAGTTTAACGAGCAATGTTACATCTACGAAAGGTTAGGTAAGGAATTTACGTAATTGATGATGTAGAGTACTGTGATTGGGGATAGGGGGGCAAAAGAATTAGTTGGAAGGTTATGTAGGCGTCCAGTAGATGTAGTATTGTTCGAGTTTAACCCCTACTAGGGTGCTTAGTGATTTAGAAAATTAGCACGCCCAAACCAAAACTCGTCAATTTTTTGTAACTTCTCTATAGTCTAGCGGTTAGCCAAAATTTGAAATTACCCAAACACAAACTTTCTTTTCAGAGGCCGAAATTTGAAATTACACAAACACAAACCTTCGAAAGCCAAAGTTCAGCGTAACCCAAACAAGTCAGCAAAGATCCAGGCACAGTGAGGAAAGCAGAGAAAGGGATGCCCCAGATCCACCGCAAGCGGGCGAGCATGGCGGCGGTAGGCGGCGACGCGGCGAGCATGGTGGCGGTGGGCCTGGTGTGGGGCGCCACGAACGCGCTGATGCGCCGGGGCGCGCTCGTCTGGGACCGCCGCTCCCGCTCCCTTCCTGCCGGCACCGGCGCCGTCCGGCGGTGGGCCGACCTCCTGCTCACGTGGCAGTACTCGGCGCCGTTCCTCGCCAACCTCTCGGCCTCCGCCGCCTTCTTCCGCCTCCTCGGCGACTCGCCCATCTCCGTCGCCGTGCCAGTCACCAACGCCACCACCTTCGCCGCCGCGCTCCTCGGGGAGGCCACCCGCGCCGCGCCCGCCGCGCTCGGCACCGCGCTCATCGTCCTCGGCGTCTGGGTCTGCATTGTCTAACTCGCTAACCCTCGTCCGTTCCAACTTCCAAGGGTCCTCATCTGTCTTCCGTGTTGTCTGTAGAATTAGCTCGAATTTGGTCTGCTTGCGGTAAATCTGTCCGTTCATAACATGTGCCTTTGATGCTGATATTTAGGCTGTTTCTCATTTTGGCCTTTAGCAATCTTGCTTATTTCAGGCCTGGATGGATAGGGAACTAGGTAATTGTATCACATGGTGTGTTGAACAACACTGCAGCATCTCAATTCATCAATTCTCTGTTCCCTTGTTTGTGCCATCTGAGTCAGTTCTGTTTGTTTCCAGGATCAGTTACCTAAGGCCCCGTTCGGCAATGCCGGCTCCTTGAAATCCGCGGATCTGCGGAGCATCGTTTTGCCCGCTTCAAGACTTTTCACTGTAGCTCCGTCCGCTCCCGGAGCGGAGCAGTGGAGCGGATGGGGGCCTAAGAATAACCTGATCGTGGTCCGCGTGTGCTAAATCAGCATCAAATCCGTGTGTTACCAAGGCGTCCTACTTTAAGTGGGCGTAAGGAGCTTGGGTAAAGCACGGCGCCTAAATGATTATGAATGCAAAGGTATTAGGTTTGTTGGACTCGTCTACGAAGCCGAAAACTGAAGACCGAAGATGAAGCAATGACTCGGAGGAGCCGAGCAATGTCCTCAGTTTGAAGATCAGTTTAGGGGCTGCTGATGGTGTCCTATGTAGGAAGATAACTACGTCGGTCTCGGGATGGGCTAGTTGAGGACCCCTGGACGATCAACTAGTGGGTCATATTCTTCAGGCTCCATGATGTACTTAAGATGAAATCTTCTGAAGACTTGGCGCATACTCCAAGACACAATGTAATCCTCGGGATGTCTATCTCCCGATGTAACTGACCTAGATGTAACTctagtgaaagtgcgttatatcgactagagggggggaataggcgatttttacaaaattcttcactgaggaatttgccggtgaggaaattccttagcgaagaactactagcagcggaataagtactcaaaagtaaacataacagaatacaaacatactcatcatgatgaaatgaagacaggcacagagtacaggaagcgtaatcacaggataacgcaggacgaagacaaacagactgaagaaattgaactgaggaaattgagaaagtcttcagtcaaagtcttcaaacacagatatgaacaaacacacagcacagttatgaggaaatgaaagagttgaggaaatagaaccagtaagctcggtgaaaacaatgatttggtagaccagttccaattgatgtctcagttgtacgtctggttggagcggctgagtatttaaactcgaggacacacagtcccggacactcagtcaaggacacttagtccaagacacccagtcctcaccgtattctccttgaactaaggtcacacagacctcgtccaatcactcgtggtaagtcttcaggcgacttccaaaccttcacaaacttggtcactcggcgatccataattcctcttggatgctctagaccatgacgcctaaccgtctggaagaagcacagtcttcaaaggtaacaagcgtcggatccactcaggatcaatctcttcagtgatgctcaatcacttggggtttgtaggtgtttgggttttgggtttttcctcacttgatgattttcgctcaaagtcctcggaggatgggttgctcgaaaatgacaagtgtcagtttctctcggagcagccaaccagctagtggttgtagggggcggctatttatagcctagggagcagcccgacatgataagacataaatgcccttcaatgaaatgaccattaggtggatagatattttggaacagctggcgcatagcacagcaacggttgGAATTTTGAGTAAAAAATCCTCAGGgatatcatgttcctcactgtgtaggcaatccgcactggcgaaatcctaactcctca
Coding sequences within it:
- the LOC125556299 gene encoding transmembrane protein 234 homolog, with the translated sequence MPQIHRKRASMAAVGGDAASMVAVGLVWGATNALMRRGALVWDRRSRSLPAGTGAVRRWADLLLTWQYSAPFLANLSASAAFFRLLGDSPISVAVPVTNATTFAAALLGEATRAAPAALGTALIVLGVWVCIV